The Spirochaetota bacterium DNA window TTGGAGCGGCTTACCTGAAGAAAGATGAAAATACCCTCTGCTTTGATTGTCATAAACGTGAAACAATAATTGATAAACATGTGCATTCTGCTCTGAATAAGGGTAAATGTATTGATTGTCATAAACCACATTCTTCACCTCATTCATTTTTATTAAAAGAGGAGGGGAATAAGCTCTGTCATTTATGCCATAATAAAGAAATGTTCAGTAGAAAAAAGGTACATGAACCGTCAGCCAAAAACTGCATCACATGTCATAAGCCTCACTCATCTCCTAATAGGTATCAACTTGTTGATCCGGAGGATAAGGCTTGTTTGAAATGTCATGATATTGTTAAAAGGGAATTTGCGCGTGCTCATTCAGACTATCCAGTGAAGGGGAAGACCTGCACCGACTGCCATACCCCTCATTCCTCTTCCAATGATAATCTTTTGAGGGAGGTTGCCCATTCCCCAATGAAATCCATAAAGTGTGACTCTTGTCATAATCCTGCGGATTCTCAAGAACCCTTAAAGGTGAAGGAAACGGGAAGTAGAATCTGCTATCCGTGTCATGATAAAGGAAAATTCAAGGATTCGCATATCCACAGCCCTGTTGATGATGGAGAGTGCCTATCATGTCATAAACCCCATGCCAGCGATTATACAGGCATGACTGTATTGGAGAATGAGAGGCTATGCTATTCCTGTCACGATGACAAGGAAGATGAATTTAAGAAGAGACATCCTCACGCGCCTATAAAAGATGGGAACTGTCTGGGTTGTCATAATCCTCACGCTTCGTCTTTTAAATCAATACTTAAGGCAAAGGGCGGGGCTCTCTGTTATAAATGCCATGATAAGAAAAGTTTTAAGGGAATCTTCACTCATCAGCCGATTGTTTCAGGGAATTGCTTAGAATGTCATGATTCTCATGGCTCAAACTTAAAATTTATTTTAAAATCATCGCAGAAAGAACTCTGTTATGGCTGTCATAAGGATGAAAAGAAGGATTTTGACAGGGTAAATGCGCATACACCTGTGAGAAAGGGGAATTGTTCCGGTTGTCACAATCCTCATGCCTCTTCACAGAAAGACCTGTTGATTCAGGATAAAAAATCCATCTGTTGGAATTGTCATAATTCCATGAGGGAAGAGTTGAAAGAAGGAATTATGCATCCTCCCTTTAAAACTGAAAAATGTATGCATTGTCACCAACCTCATGCCAGTAACCACGACTTCCAATTGAGTGAGGAAGAGAAGGGTTTGTGTGTTGGCTGTCATCCTAAAGTTAAAGACGGAATGAATAAAGGCAAGTATATCCATTCACCCCTGAAAGAGGGGAAGTGTGTAGTCTGTCACAATCCTCATGGCAGTAAAATTAAGGGACAGCTTGTAAGACCATTGAAGCAGGTTTGCCTTTCCTGTCATATTGAAATTGAAAAGGAATTTGAAAAGGAATATGTCCATCCGGTTGCACAAGAGGGCAAGTGTTTAACATGTCATCTCCCACATTTCGCTGAGCTCAATGGTTTGCTGGTAAAGATCGGCGCGGTTCTTTGCGGGGATTGTCATGACATAAAAGACGTGAATTTAATTGATAAACATCACAGGATATCATTAACAAGTAGCAACTGCGCTGACTGTCACGAAGCCCATGGTTCTCAGCATAAAAATCTTTTTCATAAGAATATCCATTCACCCTTTGGAGAAAAATTATGCAGTAAATGTCATAAACCTAAGGAAAAGACAGGAAAGTGATCATGAAAAAATATAAATACTATTTTACATCGATATTGATTATTACCACTGCCGTCTTTACATTTTCTGTCAGAGGCGTCAACTCTGAGGCAGGAAGGGATGAAGGTCGGATATGTTATCAATGTCATCCTGAAGTCAAAAAGGCCGTATTTTCTCAATCCGCTCATCTCCCAGCAAAAAAGGGGGATTGTGTAAAATGTCATAATCCACACACATCAAATTATGATAATTTTCTTTTAGAGGAAGGCGGCAATTTATGCTTCCAGTGTCACCAGGAAAAGAGGAAGGAGTTTCATACAAGTTATATGCATCTTCCGGTTAGTAAAGGGGAATGTGTTAAATGCCATAATCCCCATGCTTCAAAGAATCAGAAGCTCTTAAGTACAGGTAGTAATGATATCTGTTTCCAGTGCCATAAAAAGGAGAAGATATTTTCCCGGAAGAATATTCACGAACCACTAAATGAGGGCAACTGCCTGGAATGCCATAACCCGCATGCTTCAGAAGAAGAATTTCTGCTGGTTAGAAACAGCAGAGCGATTTGTCAGGATTGTCATTCCTCCGGTGACGAGGATTTGCGTAAGGCCCATAGGGATTCAATATCTGATGATACTAACTGCCTGGGCTGTCATAATCCTCATTCCTCCAACCACGATGCGCTGGGGAGAGAGTTCTCTCATAAACCCTTTGATGACAATGATTGTGAGGACTGTCACACCTCTAATGGAAACAGGATAACCATGACGATGAATAAAAATGGGAAGGCCCTCTGCTTTGATTGTCATGAGGAGATGGAGAAAAAATTTCAGAAGGTCTATAGTCACCTTCAGGGATATAGAGATAATGCTTGTCTGGAATGTCATAATCCTCACGCCTCTGATGATAAGGGTTTAAAGAGGGCGAGGGATGAGAAGATATGCTACTCCTGTCATGCTGATACTAAAAGGCGTGTGAAGGGAAATGATCCGATGTATAAATATAAACATCCTGACATTGAACGGTGTACAAGTTGTCATAATCCTCATGGAAGCAACTACAGACTGCTCTTGAAGTCTGATGAGAATGCTTCCTGTGAGGTATGCCATGAGACCCAGGGAAAGTTTACTCATCCTGTAGGAGCTAAGGTTATTGACCCACGATCGAAAAGGGATGTTAACTGTGTAACATGTCATAATCCCATGGGATCAGAGGATGAATACTGCGTTAGATTCGGCCGTAAAAAGAAATTATGCATTCAGTGCCATAGATATAGATAGTGTTTTGCAAGCCATGATTGATTTAGTAAAATATTCTGGAATACATGCATAATTATTCTATCTCTACATATCAAAATGGAGTAGTATCAGTATTTTAATTATAAGAGGAAAGGAATGTGAAAAAGATAAGGATATGGTTTTTTATAGGTAAATTGAAGATTTTCTTTTTTTTAATACTTCTAGACATGTCTTTTATTGTTAAGGGTGAGATCTATGCCGGGGAGACCTTGAGGTTTATCGCTACAATACATGGCGATGAGGTTTCTAAACCATTCAACCAACCATGTGGTTTTTTTTATGATGAGTCAAGGAAGAGAATTTATATAGCAGATACCAGGAATAACCGTTTGGTGTCCTATGATTCGCAATTTACATTTTTATCTGAATTTAGCGCAGAGGGAAAGCTGGAATTGCCAACGAGTTTGGTAAGGGATAGGAGAGGCAGACTGATAGTAACTGAAAGTAAAAAAAATCAGGTAACCCTAATAGACATTAAGAATAAAAAATACGATCCCCTGGATTTTTCAAAGGTGCCTACAGGTGATCCGGTTGTGCCTGGAAATCTGGCTATTGATAAAAAAAATCAACTTTACGTTGTAGATCGAGCCAATAAAAGGATCCTTGTATTCAATGAGAGTGGCAAATACATTCGAGGGATTACAATCAAAGAGGGCCTTGGTGGTTTTAACGATGTTAAGGTAGGCGAGGATGGCAATATTTATGCTATTGATACCCTAAAGGGTCGGGTTTATATCTTTAATCAGGAGGGAAAACTCCTTAGAAAATTTGGTGAAAGGAATAAAGGGGAAGGAAAGTTTGATTTTCCCGTAAGTTTGGCAGTTGATCGAAGGGGTCTGGTCTATGTGATTGATAGACATAAGAACCGTCTTCTGGTTTATAATCAAAAAGGGGATTATATTGAGGGCTACTCTCAGATTGGTTGGAAGGAGGGTAGATTTTATTATCCTACATATATCTTTATTGATCAATCGCAGCGGATATTTATAATTGATAGGGATAATAATAGAATACAGGTCTACAAAAGATAGAAACCTTATTTGAAACTGATCGACAAACTAATATAATGTTAGCATAGTGAATCATTAGCTATATCCATTATTATATAAGATCAATCTTTACCAATTTTGATAAATCTCTCTTATCGATTATTATCCTTCTATAGATTTCAAATGCAGCAGTAATATCTTGAATTGCGAGGCCAGTTGAGTCGAAGATGGTCTTTTGATCTGAAGATTCCCTTCCGGGTTTTTGCCCGGTCACAATCTCTCCAATATCACCATAGATATCCTTCTGTGTAATAACCTCTTTTGATACCGCTACATTTATCTCTCCACTATGTGAGGACTGTTCCCAGTTGTCTATTATGATTCTCGATTGAGTAAGAACTTCAAAATCTAATTCCTGCTTGCCTCGTGCGTCGGCACCGATTGCGTTTATGTGGACACCCTTTCGAATGTGTTCAGCTTTTACTATGGGTGTTCTAACTGGTGTTGTGGTGGTAATTATATCCGCTTTGCCGGCTGCTTCATCAACTGATAATGTATATTCTGCATCTAGCCCGTATTCATTGTTAACCATTTGAGCAAAGTCTTTCATGCTATCCTTAGAGACGTCATATGCTATTATTTTGGATATCCTGGGTCTAGCAATCAGGAGGGCCTTTAACTGTGTTCTTGCCTGATCACCTGTACCTATAAAAGTCGCGATTTCAGAATCCTCTCTCGATAGATATTTCGCGGCGATTCCTCCAGCGGCCCCGGTTCTCATCTTGGTTATATGGGTGCCATCCATTATAGCCAGGGGATAACCAGTGTCAGGGTCTATCAATGTTATGGTTGCCATCACAACAGGCATATCCTTATTATTAGGGTGAACAGTCACATTTTTCACCCCGGCTATTTTCATGGAAGGGATATGCACGGGCATACATCTCATATCCCCTTTATCAAAATAGAGATATTCCTTGGGTGGCATCTGCATCTTGCCCTCGCCGTACAGGATAAATGCTCTTTCAACTGTAGTGAGGTAATCGTTCATATTGAATACCTGTTCTATTTTAGATCTCTGAATTATATATGTTGACATCTTCATCGTTTGGACTCCAATTATAGTCTTATATCCACTCCTTTACTAGTTTAGCATAATATAAGGGGATGCATAATAAATTTTTAGATTTTTCTCTCATCATATCCTATTTATCGGTTGCTTATAATGTTCCAAAAAATGAGAATAGACAAATTACATCATTACTCCTAATAAATCTGTGATAGTGCAGGCAATGATTAGTCTTTCTGGGAGGATATCCCTTATTTCCTTTGAATACATGAGACTCAAACCCTTGGGATGTGATAGTCATAAGTATTAAGGGGTGGCAAAGCCCTAGGCCTAATTTGTTCTAATTCTGGATTATCTTTTCATAATAAAAAGTTCATAGTTGACATTCTGTTATTATTTGTAAAATGTAGCGCAAATATGCTGGGGGGATAACTTTATAAAATTAAAAATTGTAAGCGAATAAGATGGCATATGAAAACATACAACAATTCATCGAGAAGATTGAATCAATCGGGGAGTTGCATAGAATCTCCGCTTTAGTGGATCCGGTTTTGGAGATTACTGAGATCTCTGATCGAGTGTGTAAAATGAACGGGCCTGCCCTTCTCTTTGAGAATGTGAAGGGATCGCACTTCCCTCTTCTTATCAATGCCTTTAGTGGATATAATAGGATGCAGTTGGCCCTGGGATGCAGTTCCTTTGACGAGATTGGGGCTCGATTGGAATCCTATATAAAGATGCAGCCGCCAAAGGATATAAAAGAAAAGATAAGAACACTCTTTACACTTAAGAAAATGGCAAATTTTATTCCAAAAAGAGTAAAGCGAGCGCCATGTCAGGAGATTGTCTACAACAGTGATGTTCCACTACTTGATATGCTTCCCATTCTCAAATGTTGGCCTCAGGATGGTGGCCCCTTTATTACTCTACCCATAGTGATTACAAAGGATCCAGATAACGGGATTCAGAATGCCGGAATGTATCGCATGCATAAATATGACAACACCTCAACTGGAATGCATTGGCAATACAATAAGGATGGTGCGCGGCATTATGAGAAATATAAGAGGAGGGGTATCCGAATGGAGGTCGCTGTGGCTCTTGGTGGATCCCCTGCAGTGACCTATGCCTCAACTGCGCCGCTGCCGCCTGATATAGATGAATTCTTGTTTGCTGGCTTTATTAACTCACATCCTGTTAATATAGTAAAAGCCAAGACCCTTGATCTATATGTGCCTGCTGAATCTGATTTTATCCTCGAGGGATTTGTTGATCCTGTTGAAGAGAGGATTGAGGGCCCCTTTGGGGATCATACAGGATTCTATTCACTTGCGGATAACTACCCAGTGTTTCATGTTACCAGTATGACATGTAGAAGGGATGCAATCTATCCTGCGACTGTTGTGGGTAAACCTCCCATGGAGGATTGTTACATGGCAAAGGCTACTGAGAGGATATTCCTTCCATTAATAAAGATGATTGTGCCAGAGATAGTTGATATGGAGCTTCCCCTGGAGGGTGTCTTTCACAATTGCGCCTTGGTATCGATTGACAAAAGGTACTCAGGCCAAGCAAAGAAGGTTATCAATGTTTTATGGGGATTAGGACAGATGTCATCAACAAAGTATATTACGGTGTTTGATAAGGACATTGAACTTAGGGATTACAGCACTGTTGTGTGGAAACTCTTGAATAATGTTGATCCCAAGAGGGACATCCTCATATCTGAAGGACCCTTAGACGCCCTTGATCATTCAGCCTCGTATCCCAATTTTGGAGGGAAGATGGGCATAGACGCAACAAGAAAGACCCGTGAGGAAGGAATGGGTCGGGAATGGCCGGATGAGATTGTAATGGATGATATAATAAAAGAGATAGTGAATAGACGATGGAAGGAATATGGATTTTAGTAGGTTCTCTAAACTTATTCTTATAGACCAGACTCTCTATGCTCTTCCCTTTGCCTATATAGGTGTGTTATTCGCAGGTGGGGGATCGCTGGTGATCTGGATTCTAGTCACGGTAGCCCTTGTTGCCGCAAGGACCGCAGGAATGTCATTTAATAGGGTAATTGATGCCAGGATTGATGCCATAAATCCCAGAACTAAAGATCGTCATATACCAAAGGGAGAGGTTAAGCCTATACAGGTTTGGATGTTAGGCATAACAGCATCGATTGTATTTGTTGGCGCATCATACATGTTCAATCCCCTATGTTTTTATCTGTCCTTTGTCGCTGTTACAATGCTCTATACATATTCCTATTTCAAACGTTTTACATCATCTTCACATTTTTATCTTGGGTTCATTGAGGCTGCGGCTCCTATTGGCGGATATCTTGCTGTAAAGGGTGAATTTGACTTGATCCCCTTGATTCTTGGATTTATTATCCTATGCTGGATCGCTGGGCTTGATATCCTTTATGCAATTCAGGATATGGAGTTTGATATTACTGAGAGGCTCTATTCAATACCAGCTATCCTTGGGGTGAGGCGGGCTTTGTTCATTTCAGCGTTCAGCTATATATTATCCTTTATCGCTCTAATATTCATAGGATGGTTCACGCACAGAAATTTTTCATTTTGGATTGCAGCAGTAGGTATTGGGGGAATATTAATCTATCAACAGAGACTTGCTCGGCACGATGAAATTTCTTCCGCTATTGAAAGGATATTAGCGGTTAACAGGTATATCTCCCCATTGCTTTTTGTGGGGGTTCTAATTGAATCACTCTTTTAAAGGATGGAATGTAATGATAGTAACAGCAATTACAGGTGCTAGCGGATCCATATTGGGAATTAGGCTTATTGAGGAACTCCTCAACTCAGGAGAGAGGGTCGTGGCGATTGTGTCAGAAACTGCTTGGCGAATCATAGGTTGCGAGGTAAGCCATAATAAAGAGAATTACACATCCTTAAAGGAATTATTGATGTATCGCGGTGTAGCGCAAGGATTGGATCACTTTCATGAGTATGATAATAAGGATTTATTTTCACCTGTAGCCAGCGGCTCAACATCCTTTGAGGCTATGGTAGTCATCCCATGCTCCATGAAAACCCTGGCTTCTATATCACATGGTTATGCTGACTCACTAATAAGCAGGGCCTGCGATGTGGCTATAAAGGAGAAGCGAAGATGCATAATCGTTCCAAGGGAGACTCCCATGAGTATTATTCATTTAGAGAATATGTATAAAGCAGGTCTTGCAGGCGTGGACGTTGTGCCGCCAGTGCCAGGATTTTATACACACCCTAGGTCAATTGATGATGTAATAGACTTTGTTATCGGCAGAATTCTAAATCTATTGGGCAAGGAACACGCATTGTTCAAGAGTTGGGGAAACGTTGGTCTCTCCTGATATAATAATTTGAGTATAATCAACAGTGGAACTACAAAATAAAATAAAAAATAGAGAGCTTCGAAGCATAGCAGAAAAGGTATGCCAGGGAGTCCCTGTAAGCGATTCAGACGCAGAGTATATGCTCACTACAAATGATATCCTTGATCTCGGTAGCATCGCTAACTTCCTAAGATCAAAATTGCATGGTAATAATACCTATTATGGCGTTAACATCAATTTGAACTACACCAACATCTGTCAACTGCGCTGTCCCATCTGCGCATTCTCCAGGGATGAAGATGACGAGGATGCTTATTGTATGACACTTGGGCAGATCGAGGAAAGGATTCGAAAGGCTCTCCCCCTTGGCATAGATGAGGTTCATATTGTGGGGGGTCTCCATCCTACACTCACTATTGATTACTACGAATCAATGATAAGACGCATAAAGAGCATAAAACCGAGTATTTTTGTAGTGGCCTTTACAGCGGTTGAGTATGATCATTTTGCAAGATTGAACAGTATGTCATTGGAGGAGGTGTTCAAAAGGCTTATTGATGCTGGTGTGGGGGCATTGCCTGGGGGTGGCGCAGAAATCTTTTCGCCTAGAGTGAGAAACGTAATCACGCCAAAAAAGATAACAGGAGAAGAGTGGATAGATGTTATGCGTACAGCCCATAAAATGGGCATTAAAACAAATGCAACTATGCTGTACAATCATATTGAAAGTGTTGAGGATATTGTTGATCATCTCTCGCGGATAAGATCCCTGCAGGAGGAGACAGGTGGCTTCAAAACCTTTGTCCCACTTCTGTATCACGATCGCAATGCCAGAATGAAATCCAATCGATCCACAATCACAGGATTTGATGATATTCGGATTTATGCAACTAGCAGAATTTATCTGCATAATGTGACTCATCTAAAGTCGCTGTGGATGTATGTTGGAGATAAAATGGCTCAAGTGCTTCTGAAATTTGGTGTTGATGAGATGGGCGCAACATATAATAATGAAAAGATCGTGCATTCTGCCGGGGCACAGACACCGGATTATGGCTCAGAGTCATTCCTGCGAAGGCTTATCGAAGAGGCGCGATTCAATCCTATAAGGTCTACAGCAAATTATACAATCAATTGAAGGGAGGAACAGAATGAAACTCGGTTATATTGATTATCTGAATTGTTATCCCTTCTATCACTATATGTTTGAGAAGGAGAATTTAAAGGGGGTATGTGTTATACCGGGGTATCCTAACGAACTCAATCGGATGATGCATTCTCATGAACTCGATATGAGTCCTATTTCCGCGGCAACCTGCGCGGACATTGCAGATGAGATTATGCTGCTTCCGCAGTTCTGCCTAAGTTCAGCAGGATACGTCGGTTCAGTAATACTTGCAAGCAAGATACCCATTGAAAAGCTGAATAACAAGAGAATCGGAATCACCAGCGCATCACATACATCATGTGTGATGTTGAAAGCTTTGTTGCAAAATTATTATAGGGTTAATCCGTTATATTTTACAACCGATCCTTTTCCTGACCTAAAGCATATGGATGCCGCATTGATTATTGGCAATGAGGCTATGATCCCCCATAATGAACCCGTTCCCTATGTATATGATCTGGGTGAGCTCTGGTTTCAACAGACCGGCTTCCCAATAGTCTTTGCAGTATTTTCCATTCGAGAAAGAATTATTGAAAGGTATGCTTCAGACATAAGGTCTGTTATACAATCCTATCACAATTCCCTGCTCTGTCTTGAAAAGGAAAAAGAAAACGTTATTCTCAAGGCAAGAGAAAAGTATCCCAATGTCTTTTATAACATTGATGAGTATTATAGTAATCTACAATTCGAGTTCACTAAGGATTTAAAAAGGGCATTAGATTTTTATCATTCCATAGCCGGGGAGTTGGGATTGATTAAAAAGGTTGCGTCATTAAAATATCTAACAATTGATTAATGCCGGTCAAGAGGTGGAAAGTTTAAATGTTTGAAGATAGGGAAAGCAATAGTCTTGTTGACAGGATATATAGGGGAGAACGAATATCCACCCAGGAAGCCAGAGCGTTATTCGAATGGGGTTTTGTCGAGCTGGGCACAGCTGGGGATATGAGAAGAAGATTGGCATCTCCAAAGGCAGAGGTGGGATTTATTGTTGATCGAATTATCAATTTTACTAATATATGCGAGGCTGGATGTGAATTTTGTGCCTTTCACGCTGGCGCTAAGAGCATTAGCGCTTATGAACTTACAATAGACAATATATGCAAAAAGGTTGAGGGGCTTCAAATATTAAGGGGAACACAGGTTATGCTCCAGGGGGGACTCCATCCTAATTATACATTGGACACCTATCTTGCTATGGTGAGAACCATAAAAAGCAGTTTCCCTGATATCTACCTCCACTCTTTTTCTCCGGCAGAACTGATGCATATCTCCCAAAAGGAAGCTATTACGCTGGATGAGGTTATAAGCGCATTAAAAAACGCAGGCCTTGATTCTGTGCCCGGCGCATCTGATCTTTTAGTAGATAGAATTAGGAAAAGGGTTAGTCCCAAGAAATTAACAAAGGATGAATGGTGCGAGGTTATGCGCGCTCTTTGTCGTCATGGGATTAAGTCGTCAGCAACAATGACCTATGGGATGGGAGAGTGTATTGAGGAGAGGATTGAGCATCTGAAGGTGATACGGGATATTCAGGATGAAACAGGCATCATTCGAGCCTTCATCCCATGGTCGTTTTCTCCTGTCAATACATGCCTTGACAATATCCTGCCAGCGACTGGGATTGAGTATCTCCAAATGGTTTCTATTTCAAGAATATTTCTTGATAACATTAAATATATACAGGCAGGTTGGCTCACAGAGGGATTAAAACTCGCCCAGATCGCTCTAGCAATGGGGGCTAATGATATGGGCGGGGTGCTCATGGAAGAGGTGGTTGTAAAAGCGACAGGCATTAAAACAAAGACAAACATCCCTGAACTCATAAATATAATCAAAAATGCTGGCAGGGTTCCTGTTCAAAGAGATTCTGAATATAATGCTATCAGGAGCTTTTAATGAAGAGCAGACTCGGTTATGAGATCAATAATGACAATCCCGAAGACAAAAAAAGGTTTATTAGGGGTTTGTTCAAATCAATAGTATCCACCTACGATATCGCTAATAGGGTGTTATCTTTTGGAATTGATATGCGGTGGCGCAGAGAAATGCTGAGCTACATCAATATTTTGCATAACATTCGGGCTGTTGATCTATGCTGCGGAACGGGGGATGTCACTAAGCTTTTTCATAAAAGGGGTATAGAGGTCTTTCCCATTGATTTCAGCATCGATATGATACGTAAGGGTGTAAAGAGAAGGGCGCTTAGGGATCGTTCAATTGTAGCTGATGTTAGCTCGTTGCCATTAAAGGATAATAGCTTCAATTTAGCAACAATCGCATTTGGTGTTCGCAATATCCCTGATCTGGATATTTTTATGATTGAAGTCAGGCGAATATTAACCAAAGGCGGAAAGCTTATATTATTGGAGCTTGTTCGACCTGAAAATATCGTTATTAGATTTTTGTATTCGCTATACCTTAATATAATGTTGCCATTTGTAGGAGGGCTAATGTCCTTTAAACCAATGGCCTACCGATATCTATCAAGGAGCATTGCCACCTTTATGTCCCCTGAAAATCTAAAGTTCATGCTGGAAAAACACGGTTTTGTCGAAATCTGTCATTATTTTCAAACCTTCGGTATTGCTATCATTATTGTCTGCCAAAAGGATCAGTCATGACCACGCTGGATATCGCTTTCTCTCCATGTCCCAATGACACCTTTGTGTTTCATGCAATGCTTCATGGCTTGATCAATACTGAACCATTTCATTTCACCCCATACGTTCATGATGTTGAGGATTTGAATATGAAGGCCTTTTCGTGTGATTTTCGTATTACAAAGCTTTCATTCTATGCCTATCTTCAATTGAGTGAGAAATACGAACTCCTCGATTCAGGGGCAGCGTTGGGTTATGGGTGTGGACCCTTGTTGGTCGCAAGGTCGTCAAACATTCCAATTTCCAAAGCTACGATAGCCATTCCTGGAAGATACACCACAGCGTATCTTCTCTTGAAAATCGTCTATCCAGATGTTTCTAATATTCAGGTAGCCCGATTCGATGAGATACTTCCAGGTGTGCAGTCTGGGAGATTTGATGCTGGCCTTATCATACATGAAGGCCGATTCGTTTATCAGGATTACAATTGTGTGAAGATTATAGACCTCGGTGAATGGTGGGAAGAGGAGACAGGGATGCCTATCCCTCTGGGATGTATTGCAATTAGAAGGGATCAAACCACACTTCAATATAAAAGGGATATTGAATCAATTCTTGTAAAATCTATTCAATTTGCGGAGCAAAATAGAAACGCGTCACGGGATTTCATTAAATCATATGCACAGGAGCTGGAAGATCATGTTATAGATGAACATATCAATCTATATGTGAATGAGTATACGCTTTCTTTAGGTGATATTGGCGAAAGATCAATACATATGCTCAAACAAATGGCGCAAGAAAGGAGACTATTGACTATTCAGCGGGATATTTGATCGAATAGTATTCTTGAAAATATAATTATGATATGATTCGGGCACATGCCCTCTGTCACATTTTGATATTAACCATTTTGGCCTGCTTTCAAAAAAGGATCTCTTACTAAATAGTAGGACAAGTGCATCCCCTTAACCATAATTGGCAGTCCCTATCCTATAATACTCTTGATCCTATCTTTTTATAGTTGTGGATAATTAATTAAAGTATGTTTTATAAACTGAATATGAGGTATCACCTTAACATAGCATCAAACAATTGCTGTCATTGTTATGAGCTTGTTCTGTCGTTTTTTATGATTCTATCTTTTAACTCTTTTATTTCCTTATTCAACCTCTTTGTCTCTTTGTGTTTTTTTGCAAGCGATGTTAAAGTAACAATGGCAACAATAGCCCCACCTATAGCCAAAACTAAAAATATCAGTAAGATGATATTTGTCTCAAACTCCCATGCTGCAAATTTCAGTGCTATTGTTTTGTTGTTCTGAATGCCAAATATTATTATCAGTACCCCTAACAAAATGGCTGTAACCAATTTAACTCTTGATAAAACTGTACCCTTTGATTTTTCAACAGTGCCTTCAGGTATTGCTATTCTTTTGTCAGTCATTTTTATCGCCAGTTTCTT harbors:
- a CDS encoding cytochrome c3 family protein → MSVNKRLVSGILFSFLFLIVSCTTGPPSSRFASKTCIDCHQDKLAKLKQGNIHRPVDKNECEQCHRPHGIIGAAYLKKDENTLCFDCHKRETIIDKHVHSALNKGKCIDCHKPHSSPHSFLLKEEGNKLCHLCHNKEMFSRKKVHEPSAKNCITCHKPHSSPNRYQLVDPEDKACLKCHDIVKREFARAHSDYPVKGKTCTDCHTPHSSSNDNLLREVAHSPMKSIKCDSCHNPADSQEPLKVKETGSRICYPCHDKGKFKDSHIHSPVDDGECLSCHKPHASDYTGMTVLENERLCYSCHDDKEDEFKKRHPHAPIKDGNCLGCHNPHASSFKSILKAKGGALCYKCHDKKSFKGIFTHQPIVSGNCLECHDSHGSNLKFILKSSQKELCYGCHKDEKKDFDRVNAHTPVRKGNCSGCHNPHASSQKDLLIQDKKSICWNCHNSMREELKEGIMHPPFKTEKCMHCHQPHASNHDFQLSEEEKGLCVGCHPKVKDGMNKGKYIHSPLKEGKCVVCHNPHGSKIKGQLVRPLKQVCLSCHIEIEKEFEKEYVHPVAQEGKCLTCHLPHFAELNGLLVKIGAVLCGDCHDIKDVNLIDKHHRISLTSSNCADCHEAHGSQHKNLFHKNIHSPFGEKLCSKCHKPKEKTGK
- a CDS encoding cytochrome c3 family protein, whose amino-acid sequence is MKKYKYYFTSILIITTAVFTFSVRGVNSEAGRDEGRICYQCHPEVKKAVFSQSAHLPAKKGDCVKCHNPHTSNYDNFLLEEGGNLCFQCHQEKRKEFHTSYMHLPVSKGECVKCHNPHASKNQKLLSTGSNDICFQCHKKEKIFSRKNIHEPLNEGNCLECHNPHASEEEFLLVRNSRAICQDCHSSGDEDLRKAHRDSISDDTNCLGCHNPHSSNHDALGREFSHKPFDDNDCEDCHTSNGNRITMTMNKNGKALCFDCHEEMEKKFQKVYSHLQGYRDNACLECHNPHASDDKGLKRARDEKICYSCHADTKRRVKGNDPMYKYKHPDIERCTSCHNPHGSNYRLLLKSDENASCEVCHETQGKFTHPVGAKVIDPRSKRDVNCVTCHNPMGSEDEYCVRFGRKKKLCIQCHRYR
- a CDS encoding NHL repeat-containing protein: MKKIRIWFFIGKLKIFFFLILLDMSFIVKGEIYAGETLRFIATIHGDEVSKPFNQPCGFFYDESRKRIYIADTRNNRLVSYDSQFTFLSEFSAEGKLELPTSLVRDRRGRLIVTESKKNQVTLIDIKNKKYDPLDFSKVPTGDPVVPGNLAIDKKNQLYVVDRANKRILVFNESGKYIRGITIKEGLGGFNDVKVGEDGNIYAIDTLKGRVYIFNQEGKLLRKFGERNKGEGKFDFPVSLAVDRRGLVYVIDRHKNRLLVYNQKGDYIEGYSQIGWKEGRFYYPTYIFIDQSQRIFIIDRDNNRIQVYKR
- a CDS encoding ornithine cyclodeaminase family protein (catalyzes the interconversion of alanine and pyruvate), giving the protein MKMSTYIIQRSKIEQVFNMNDYLTTVERAFILYGEGKMQMPPKEYLYFDKGDMRCMPVHIPSMKIAGVKNVTVHPNNKDMPVVMATITLIDPDTGYPLAIMDGTHITKMRTGAAGGIAAKYLSREDSEIATFIGTGDQARTQLKALLIARPRISKIIAYDVSKDSMKDFAQMVNNEYGLDAEYTLSVDEAAGKADIITTTTPVRTPIVKAEHIRKGVHINAIGADARGKQELDFEVLTQSRIIIDNWEQSSHSGEINVAVSKEVITQKDIYGDIGEIVTGQKPGRESSDQKTIFDSTGLAIQDITAAFEIYRRIIIDKRDLSKLVKIDLI
- a CDS encoding menaquinone biosynthesis decarboxylase → MAYENIQQFIEKIESIGELHRISALVDPVLEITEISDRVCKMNGPALLFENVKGSHFPLLINAFSGYNRMQLALGCSSFDEIGARLESYIKMQPPKDIKEKIRTLFTLKKMANFIPKRVKRAPCQEIVYNSDVPLLDMLPILKCWPQDGGPFITLPIVITKDPDNGIQNAGMYRMHKYDNTSTGMHWQYNKDGARHYEKYKRRGIRMEVAVALGGSPAVTYASTAPLPPDIDEFLFAGFINSHPVNIVKAKTLDLYVPAESDFILEGFVDPVEERIEGPFGDHTGFYSLADNYPVFHVTSMTCRRDAIYPATVVGKPPMEDCYMAKATERIFLPLIKMIVPEIVDMELPLEGVFHNCALVSIDKRYSGQAKKVINVLWGLGQMSSTKYITVFDKDIELRDYSTVVWKLLNNVDPKRDILISEGPLDALDHSASYPNFGGKMGIDATRKTREEGMGREWPDEIVMDDIIKEIVNRRWKEYGF